A genomic stretch from Frigoribacterium sp. PvP032 includes:
- a CDS encoding ABC transporter ATP-binding protein — translation MTLDVHDLTVTIDGRRVVDGVSLHLADGARLGLIGESGSGKSMTTLAVLGLLPPQAVVTGSIRLDGQELVGLSDRELAPLRGATIAAVFQDPRTALDPVMTIGRQVAEPLRLHGRVSRAEARRRAVEALAEVGLDESVADSWPHQLSGGQRQRAVIATALIARPAVLLADEPTTALDVTTQAEVLALFRRLVDERGASLLFVTHDLAVLAQVAEEAAVLSRGRVVESGPVARLLGSPAHPVTRGLVEATRATTWRAP, via the coding sequence GTGACCCTCGACGTCCACGACCTGACCGTGACGATCGACGGCCGCCGCGTGGTCGACGGCGTCTCGCTGCACCTCGCCGACGGCGCCCGTCTCGGCCTGATCGGCGAGTCCGGCTCGGGCAAGTCGATGACGACGCTCGCCGTGCTCGGGCTGCTGCCGCCCCAGGCCGTCGTCACCGGCAGCATCCGCCTCGACGGCCAAGAGCTCGTCGGCCTCTCCGACCGGGAGCTCGCCCCGCTGCGGGGAGCGACGATCGCGGCCGTGTTCCAGGACCCGCGCACCGCCCTCGACCCCGTGATGACCATCGGCCGCCAGGTGGCCGAGCCGCTGCGCCTGCACGGCCGCGTCTCGCGGGCCGAGGCGCGTCGCCGCGCGGTCGAGGCCCTGGCCGAGGTCGGGCTCGACGAGTCGGTCGCCGACTCCTGGCCGCACCAGCTGTCGGGCGGCCAGCGGCAACGCGCCGTCATCGCGACGGCGCTGATCGCCCGCCCGGCCGTGCTGCTCGCCGACGAGCCGACGACCGCGCTCGACGTGACCACGCAGGCCGAGGTGCTGGCGCTGTTCCGCCGCCTGGTCGACGAGCGCGGCGCCTCGCTCCTCTTCGTGACCCACGACCTCGCGGTGCTGGCGCAGGTGGCCGAGGAGGCGGCGGTGCTGTCCCGGGGACGCGTGGTCGAGAGCGGGCCGGTCGCCCGCCTCCTCGGCTCGCCTGCCCACCCCGTGACGCGCGGCCTCGTGGAGGCGACCCGCGCGACGACCTGGAGGGCACCGTGA
- a CDS encoding ABC transporter permease, translating into MRRGSFVRALLRRPQGAGAVAWLALVALAAAVSRFWTPSDPFRTDPYSAWLPPSAAHLFGTDAVGRDIASYVMAASGTTVVVAVSAGLLALVVGLGLAALGSLTARIVRESVAVLIDVLVAFPTILVAMALAAAFGGSLGVVVVASGLGYGVTIARVSRSEIRRVAREDYVTAARASGAGTATVLLRHVLPNIAPVFVVQLSLAMATSILAEAGLSFLGYGASAETASWGRLLADLQKFLGVHPWTIVWPGLAITLTVLALNLLGDAVRDAADPRLRAGGRPAALPGPAAAPATTSAADSPGVTS; encoded by the coding sequence ATGAGGCGCGGCTCGTTCGTGCGCGCCCTGCTGCGCCGACCCCAGGGCGCGGGCGCGGTCGCGTGGCTGGCCCTCGTCGCCCTCGCCGCGGCGGTCAGCCGATTCTGGACCCCGTCCGACCCGTTCCGCACGGACCCCTACTCGGCCTGGCTGCCCCCGTCGGCCGCGCACCTGTTCGGCACCGACGCCGTCGGCCGGGACATCGCCAGCTACGTGATGGCCGCGAGCGGCACCACGGTGGTCGTCGCCGTCTCCGCCGGCCTGCTCGCCCTCGTCGTCGGGCTCGGCCTCGCCGCCCTCGGCTCGCTGACCGCCCGGATCGTGCGCGAGTCGGTCGCCGTGCTCATCGACGTGCTCGTCGCGTTCCCCACCATCCTCGTCGCGATGGCCCTGGCCGCCGCGTTCGGCGGGTCGCTCGGGGTCGTCGTGGTCGCCTCCGGTCTCGGCTACGGCGTGACCATCGCCCGCGTCTCGCGGAGCGAGATCCGCCGCGTCGCTCGGGAGGACTACGTCACCGCCGCCCGCGCGTCCGGCGCCGGCACGGCGACGGTGCTGCTGCGGCACGTGCTGCCGAACATCGCCCCCGTGTTCGTGGTGCAGCTGTCGCTCGCGATGGCGACGTCGATCCTCGCGGAGGCGGGGCTGTCGTTCCTCGGCTACGGGGCGTCGGCCGAGACGGCCTCGTGGGGGCGCCTCCTCGCGGACCTGCAGAAGTTCCTCGGCGTGCACCCGTGGACGATCGTCTGGCCGGGGCTCGCGATCACGCTCACCGTGCTCGCGCTGAACCTGCTGGGCGACGCGGTGCGCGACGCGGCCGACCCGCGGCTCCGCGCCGGCGGGCGACCTGCCGCCCTGCCCGGACCCGCCGCCGCGCCCGCGACCACCTCCGCCGCCGACTCCCCCGGAGTGACCTCGTGA
- a CDS encoding ABC transporter permease encodes MTRFLLGRTALFALGLVVASVLIFATLRLLPGDVAQAIAGTTGSPAQVAALREQLGLDRPIVAQYLDWAGGLLRLDLGKSLVTGSPVAGEIAEKLGVTLPLAGLSLVFGLLIGVPAGVWAAARHRRPLGVVVGVGSQVLAAVPAVWLGMLLIALFAVTLGLLPTQGWPLDGWQEPGRALRSLVLPALTIGIIEGAVLLRFTRSAAIGALDQDYVRAAAAKGMTLDRALLRHGLPNVMLSVVSVLGLQVVGLVVGAVVVEQLFTLPGLGRMLVTDVGRRDLTKVQGELMTLTAIVLFVGLLVDVAHRRLDPRLREVER; translated from the coding sequence GTGACCCGCTTCCTGCTCGGACGCACGGCCCTCTTCGCCCTGGGGCTCGTGGTCGCGAGCGTGCTGATCTTCGCGACGCTGCGCCTCCTGCCGGGCGACGTGGCGCAGGCGATCGCGGGCACGACGGGCTCGCCGGCCCAGGTCGCGGCGCTGCGCGAGCAGCTCGGCCTCGACCGGCCGATCGTGGCGCAGTACCTCGACTGGGCGGGCGGGCTGCTGCGCCTCGACCTCGGCAAGTCGCTCGTGACGGGCAGCCCCGTCGCCGGCGAGATCGCCGAGAAGCTCGGCGTCACCCTGCCCCTCGCTGGCCTGTCGCTAGTCTTCGGCCTGCTGATCGGCGTGCCCGCGGGCGTCTGGGCCGCGGCCCGGCACCGCCGCCCCCTCGGCGTCGTCGTCGGCGTGGGCTCACAGGTGCTCGCCGCGGTGCCCGCCGTCTGGCTCGGCATGCTCCTCATCGCCCTCTTCGCGGTGACCCTCGGCTTGCTGCCCACCCAGGGCTGGCCCCTCGACGGCTGGCAGGAGCCCGGGCGGGCGCTCCGCTCGCTGGTGCTGCCGGCGCTCACGATCGGCATCATCGAGGGCGCGGTGCTGCTGCGCTTCACCCGGTCGGCGGCGATCGGCGCGCTCGACCAGGACTACGTCCGCGCCGCCGCCGCCAAGGGCATGACGCTCGACCGCGCGCTGCTGCGGCACGGCCTGCCGAACGTGATGCTCAGCGTCGTCAGCGTGCTCGGGCTGCAGGTCGTCGGGCTCGTCGTCGGCGCCGTCGTCGTCGAGCAGCTCTTCACGCTGCCCGGCCTCGGCCGGATGCTCGTCACCGACGTCGGCCGCCGCGACCTCACCAAGGTGCAGGGCGAGCTGATGACGCTCACGGCGATCGTCCTCTTCGTCGGGCTGCTGGTCGACGTCGCCCACCGACGGCTCGACCCCCGGCTGCGCGAGGTCGAGCGATGA
- a CDS encoding ABC transporter substrate-binding protein encodes MRPSRLLVPVVAAAASLALLAGCTAGGSDAPRGGADATVTVGLVLEPSDLDVRTTSGIALDQVLIDNVYQGLVGRTQDNEIVDVLASEHTISADGLTYTFTLHDGVTFHDGAAMTAADVVWSLQQVAGDESLAGHADLASVADISSPADDTVVLTLSQPDSALLFALTGRAGLVLEEAATNDLSTTANGTGPFTLASWTQGDNLRLERFDDYWGEAAGVAGVVFRYVTDGSAAINATLSGDLDVQTAVDATLASQFDGVDGITVEKGQTTDKYTLAFNNAVAPFTDPRVRQAVRMAVDNDALIAAVGGSAVDQGGPIPELDPGYEDLTDVDAYDPDQAKQLLAEAGHADDLELTLEYANFYPAAIGDVLTTQLADVGVTLTVQQVDFTTWLNDVLSPPADGGTRDFQLSMVNHAETHDFSNWADPTYYWGYDSAPVQQLYAESLAATDPDVAASKLAEAARIVSEDAPAEWLYTATTLTAVRDGVTGFPTSSTSTRLDLSALAVSE; translated from the coding sequence ATGCGCCCCTCCCGCCTCCTCGTCCCCGTGGTCGCCGCCGCCGCCTCCCTCGCCCTGCTCGCCGGGTGCACCGCGGGCGGCTCCGACGCCCCGCGCGGCGGTGCCGACGCGACCGTGACGGTGGGCCTCGTGCTCGAGCCCTCCGACCTCGACGTCCGCACCACCTCCGGCATCGCCCTCGACCAGGTGCTGATCGACAACGTCTACCAGGGCCTCGTCGGCCGCACGCAGGACAACGAGATCGTCGACGTGCTCGCATCCGAGCACACGATCAGCGCGGACGGCCTCACCTACACGTTCACGCTGCACGACGGCGTGACGTTCCACGACGGCGCCGCGATGACCGCGGCCGACGTCGTGTGGTCGCTGCAGCAGGTCGCGGGCGACGAGTCGCTCGCCGGCCACGCCGACCTCGCCTCGGTCGCCGACATCAGCTCCCCCGCCGACGACACCGTCGTCCTCACGCTGTCGCAGCCCGACTCGGCTCTGCTCTTCGCGCTGACCGGCCGTGCCGGGCTCGTGCTCGAGGAGGCGGCGACGAACGACCTCTCGACCACGGCCAACGGCACGGGCCCCTTCACGCTCGCCTCGTGGACGCAGGGCGACAACCTGCGCCTCGAGCGCTTCGACGACTACTGGGGAGAGGCCGCCGGCGTCGCCGGGGTCGTGTTCCGCTACGTGACGGACGGCTCGGCCGCGATCAACGCGACCCTCTCTGGCGACCTCGACGTGCAGACGGCGGTCGACGCGACCCTCGCCTCGCAGTTCGACGGCGTGGACGGGATCACGGTCGAGAAGGGCCAGACGACCGACAAGTACACCCTCGCCTTCAACAACGCGGTCGCCCCGTTCACCGACCCGCGCGTGCGCCAGGCGGTCCGGATGGCCGTCGACAACGACGCGCTGATCGCGGCCGTGGGCGGCTCGGCCGTCGACCAGGGCGGTCCGATCCCCGAGCTCGACCCCGGCTACGAAGACCTGACCGACGTCGACGCCTACGACCCCGACCAGGCGAAGCAGCTGCTGGCGGAGGCGGGCCACGCCGACGACCTCGAGCTCACCCTCGAGTACGCGAACTTCTACCCCGCCGCGATCGGCGACGTGCTCACCACCCAGCTCGCCGACGTCGGCGTCACGCTGACGGTGCAGCAGGTCGATTTCACGACCTGGCTCAACGACGTGCTCTCGCCTCCCGCCGACGGCGGCACACGCGACTTCCAGCTGAGCATGGTGAACCACGCCGAGACCCACGACTTCTCGAACTGGGCCGACCCGACCTACTACTGGGGCTACGACTCGGCCCCGGTCCAGCAGCTCTACGCCGAGTCGCTGGCCGCGACCGACCCCGACGTCGCCGCGTCGAAGCTCGCCGAGGCCGCCCGGATCGTGTCGGAGGACGCCCCCGCCGAGTGGCTCTACACCGCGACGACGCTGACGGCTGTGCGCGACGGCGTCACGGGCTTCCCGACCTCGTCCACCAGCACCCGCCTCGACCTGTCCGCGCTGGCCGTCTCGGAGTGA
- a CDS encoding SIP domain-containing protein gives MFLDFADPPLPYDAIRVLFAGDASSVPTLRAMLAALPICARGQVFVEVDTAAEIETLPSPGRVTVTWLARDRRSGAPGSGLSCAPGEAVERAVRAWLAEMYVDAEALAEAEHLIWLGGPEGFAWDLRRDLHDVFTSDRGATAV, from the coding sequence ATGTTCCTCGACTTCGCCGACCCGCCCCTCCCGTACGACGCGATCCGCGTCCTCTTCGCGGGCGACGCCTCCTCGGTCCCCACCCTCCGCGCGATGCTCGCCGCCCTGCCGATCTGTGCGCGGGGCCAGGTGTTCGTCGAGGTCGACACCGCCGCCGAGATCGAGACGCTCCCGTCGCCCGGCCGCGTCACCGTCACCTGGCTGGCCCGCGACCGCCGCTCGGGTGCCCCCGGCAGCGGGCTGTCGTGTGCGCCGGGCGAGGCGGTCGAGCGCGCGGTGCGCGCGTGGCTGGCCGAGATGTACGTCGACGCCGAGGCGCTGGCCGAGGCCGAGCACCTGATCTGGCTCGGCGGCCCCGAGGGTTTCGCGTGGGACCTGCGCCGCGACCTGCACGACGTCTTCACCTCGGACCGCGGCGCGACCGCGGTCTGA